One Rhodoferax sp. GW822-FHT02A01 genomic window, CCCGCACGATGCGTTCGCGGCCGTCGCTGGTCGTTCGCACCAGCTTGAACATTCCTGACCTCACGGTAAAGAGACCTGGCGCGCGGTCTCCTTCCTGCAGCAGCACCGAATCCAACGCATATTCCAGATCATCAATCGGGGCGTGAATCTTCGAGAAATCGGATTCATCCAAATCTGCAAACAGGACCATCTCCCTGATTGCACAGTTGCGGCAGTCCGATGTTCCTCGCCAGGCAGATGCGGTTTTGATGGGAATCACAAATAGACCTTCTTTGACTAACGGAATGGCGGGCGCGCCGATTCCCTGGTCCAGATGCTATCGACTTCCGATCAGATGGGTTTGATCTTCAACAGGTTGCCGCGCATGGCGGTCTGCTACTTCAGGCTCAAGAGCCACGTCAGGACATCGGCCTTTTCTTCGGGGGTGCATTCCCGCCCGATCACATCGTTGCAATTTCTGCGGAACCATTTTTCCGTCTTGGTGACATCGGTAAAGCGGCTTGGATTCGCTGCCGGTGCCATGGGCTGGATCACCTTGCCGGTCTTGACGTGCTTGCCCAGACCCGTGGGATCCGCCGTGTGGCAACTGGAGCATGACCATTCCCGTCCGTGCTTGGACACAAAGAAGTCATGCCCACTGCCGGGATTCGGCCGGATGCCCGAAAGCCTCACCAGCGTATCTACTTGCTTTGCCGGCGTTGTGTCTTCGGCATGCAGGTGCTGACTGAGCAGAATCAGGAATGCTGCAGTGAAAAGTCCTATGGTTGCGTTCATTCTGGCTCCAGAGAATGGGCCAGTCTA contains:
- a CDS encoding DUF1924 domain-containing protein, which gives rise to MNATIGLFTAAFLILLSQHLHAEDTTPAKQVDTLVRLSGIRPNPGSGHDFFVSKHGREWSCSSCHTADPTGLGKHVKTGKVIQPMAPAANPSRFTDVTKTEKWFRRNCNDVIGRECTPEEKADVLTWLLSLK